A region of Vigna radiata var. radiata cultivar VC1973A chromosome 10, Vradiata_ver6, whole genome shotgun sequence DNA encodes the following proteins:
- the LOC106775793 gene encoding transcription factor TCP2 — MEEDEIQAQAVCKFPRVGNGRSDQYQEEEEEVDIRRRGIGGGGGGGGGGGGSDASTNHFQSSWHHSSRIIRVSRASGGKDRHSKVMTSKGLRDRRVRLSVTTAIQFYDLQDRLGYDQPSKAVEWLINAASDAISELPSLNNPFPDTPKQPSDEKRPTSGQRGVQPQAFDDADGDTNFLHQSQNQSQNLSLSKSACSSTSETSKGSGLSLSRSEIRVNRVKARERARVRTAKDKGKDRDKEKEKEKENESGIAHHHHHQHHNVNNPNHMSHTASFTELLTGGIGSTVTVNPTTTASPNGSSVHQIHEGHDEANIFNKGRQQQQQQQHWSSTVTPMDYFSQGGLLVGPSSSSARTQHQHQSSSGQFQLGHALPISPFSGENHSDQMQHFSFMPDHLNMPAVVTSSSSASQPSGGDNYNLNFSISSGLAGFNRGTLQSNSPSFLPHLQRFQPLDGSSNLPFFIGAPAPSSAPPTIDSNNNNNHHHLQFSPVFDGRLQLCYGDGTRHSDHKGKGKN, encoded by the coding sequence ATGGAAGAGGATGAGATTCAAGCACAGGCAGTGTGTAAGTTCCCTAGAGTTGGAAATGGACGGAGCGACCAATAccaagaggaagaagaagaggtagACATAAGAAGAAGAGGTAttggtggcggcggcggcggcggtggtggtggaggaggaaGTGATGCCAGCACAAACCATTTCCAAAGCAGCTGGCACCACTCCTCGAGAATCATTAGGGTGTCTCGAGCATCTGGTGGCAAAGACAGGCACAGCAAGGTGATGACCTCAAAGGGGTTAAGAGACAGAAGGGTTAGGCTCTCGGTGACCACAGCCATTCAGTTCTACGACCTTCAAGATCGCTTGGGTTATGACCAGCCCAGTAAGGCTGTGGAGTGGTTAATCAATGCTGCTTCAGATGCTATCTCAGAGCTTCCTTCTCTCAACAACCCCTTCCCTGATACCCCTAAGCAGCCAAGTGACGAGAAAAGGCCAACCAGTGGTCAACGTGGGGTTCAACCACAGGCCTTTGATGATGCAGATGGAGACACCAATTTCCTCCACCAGAGCCAAAACCAAAGCCAGAACCTCTCTCTCTCCAAGTCTGCTTGCAGCAGCACTTCCGAGACAAGCAAGGGTTCGGGCTTGTCCCTCTCTAGGTCTGAGATCCGTGTGAACCGTGTGAAGGCAAGGGAGAGGGCAAGGGTAAGAACTGCAAAAGATAAGGGAAAAGATAGGGAcaaggagaaggagaaagagaaagaaaacgaGTCTGGCATTgcacaccaccaccaccaccaacaccacAATGTAAACAACCCCAACCATATGTCTCACACTGCTTCCTTCACCGAGCTTCTCACAGGTGGGATTGGGAGCACAGTAACGGTTAACCCCACGACCACAGCAAGTCCTAATGGATCATCTGTTCATCAGATCCATGAAGGTCATGACGAGGCCAATATATTCAACAAGGgaagacaacaacaacaacaacaacaacattggTCTTCGACAGTGACACCTATGGACTACTTCAGCCAAGGAGGCCTATTGGTTGGACCTTCATCATCATCTGCAAGAACTCAACACCAACATCAATCTTCCTCAGGACAGTTCCAATTGGGACACGCCCTTCCCATCTCACCATTCAGTGGAGAAAACCACTCGGATCAGATGCAGCATTTTTCGTTCATGCCAGACCACCTTAACATGCCGGCCGTGGtgacttcttcttcttctgcttctCAGCCCAGCGGGGGTGACAATTACAACCTCAACTTCAGCATCTCTTCGGGCCTTGCTGGTTTCAATAGGGGGACCCTTCAGTCCAATTCTCCGTCCTTTTTGCCTCACCTCCAGAGGTTTCAACCTTTAGACGGATCATCCAATCTACCTTTCTTCATCGGAGCTCCCGCTCCTTCTTCTGCTCCTCCAACCATTGAcagcaacaacaataacaaccaccaccaccttcaGTTCTCTCCCGTCTTCGATGGCCGCTTGCAACTTTGTTATGGCGATGGAACAAGGCATTCTGACCACAAGGGCAAGGGAAAGAACTAA